The following are from one region of the Phycisphaerae bacterium genome:
- the pnp gene encoding polyribonucleotide nucleotidyltransferase: protein MFDVCRVEKQIGGRLLSIETGKVAKQADGAVVVQYGDTVVLVTVVTAPPRNEEIDFFPLSVEYREKHCAAGKFPGGFIKREGRPSTKEILTARMIDRPIRPLFPEGYFQEVQIIADVLSADNVNDPDILAMVGASAALTISKIPFMGPTGACRLGRVDGEFVVNPTYQQLETSDLNLLLGGRKEALNMIEVSAKELPEQVIADAIATAQQTIVQVCEMIEELKEKAGVEKEIPLVEIDEELYSQISSQTADKLYESKQIPVKQERKAAVKELVEQLNTEYCEAVNGAEPKCTKAMLKRIFDKIEGQVVRKLLLEGKRLDGRGYNDVRQIVCEVGFLPRTHGSALFSRGETQAIVSVTLGTVRDAQIIDGLMEEYAQSFTLHYNFPPFSVGEVRPVRGPGRREIGHGALAERALGGVRPPEAEFAYTVRIVSDITESNGSSSMASVCGGTLALMDAGVPIKKPVAGISIGMVSDAKGRYALLTDIIGEEDHYGDMDFKVAGTVDGITAIQLDIKAEGLAHNIMAEALERAKTARLEILKIMTGVISQPRPELSKYAPKLISIEIDPEFIGKVIGPGGKMIKSIQEQTDTTIEIEEDGTIFISCIDGDGHLKARDIIEGMTTPPVVGRIYENSKVVSVKDFGVFVEITPGVEGLCHISELSTGYVKNAEEVCKMGDLIPVKLLMIDEQGRFKLSRKAALAELNKGEKAQTDSKK, encoded by the coding sequence ATGTTTGATGTATGCAGAGTAGAAAAGCAAATCGGGGGAAGATTGTTATCCATCGAAACCGGCAAAGTTGCTAAACAAGCAGACGGAGCGGTTGTAGTTCAGTACGGCGATACCGTTGTTCTTGTTACTGTGGTAACAGCGCCTCCGAGGAACGAGGAAATCGATTTTTTCCCGCTAAGCGTTGAGTATCGGGAGAAGCACTGTGCTGCGGGCAAGTTTCCGGGCGGTTTTATTAAACGCGAGGGCAGGCCGAGCACGAAAGAAATTCTGACGGCAAGAATGATAGACAGGCCTATTCGTCCGTTGTTTCCCGAGGGCTATTTTCAGGAAGTTCAAATCATAGCAGACGTTTTGAGCGCAGACAATGTGAACGACCCTGATATTTTGGCAATGGTAGGTGCCAGTGCTGCGCTTACGATAAGCAAAATTCCGTTCATGGGCCCGACCGGCGCCTGCAGATTAGGCAGAGTTGACGGCGAATTTGTGGTCAACCCCACGTATCAGCAGCTTGAGACAAGCGACCTGAACCTGCTTCTTGGAGGACGTAAAGAAGCGTTAAATATGATTGAAGTCAGCGCGAAGGAATTGCCGGAACAGGTTATTGCTGATGCGATTGCAACAGCACAACAAACGATTGTCCAGGTTTGTGAAATGATTGAGGAGCTCAAAGAAAAAGCCGGCGTCGAAAAGGAAATCCCTCTTGTGGAGATAGACGAGGAGCTTTACTCGCAAATTAGTTCACAGACGGCAGATAAATTATACGAATCCAAGCAAATACCAGTTAAGCAGGAACGCAAAGCTGCTGTTAAAGAATTAGTTGAACAGCTTAACACGGAATATTGTGAGGCGGTGAACGGTGCTGAGCCTAAATGTACCAAAGCGATGCTTAAACGAATCTTCGACAAGATAGAGGGCCAGGTTGTCCGCAAGCTGCTGCTGGAAGGTAAAAGACTCGATGGCAGAGGTTACAATGATGTTCGCCAGATAGTTTGTGAAGTAGGCTTTTTGCCGCGGACGCACGGGTCGGCGTTATTTAGCCGGGGAGAAACACAGGCGATAGTGAGCGTAACCCTCGGCACTGTCCGGGATGCTCAGATTATAGATGGTTTGATGGAAGAATACGCTCAAAGTTTTACGCTCCATTACAATTTCCCGCCGTTTTCCGTCGGCGAAGTACGTCCGGTTCGCGGGCCAGGCCGAAGAGAAATCGGACACGGCGCTCTTGCGGAACGTGCGCTGGGAGGCGTGAGGCCGCCGGAGGCAGAATTTGCATATACCGTCAGGATAGTATCTGATATTACGGAATCGAACGGTTCCAGCTCGATGGCTTCGGTTTGCGGAGGTACGCTCGCTTTAATGGATGCGGGTGTTCCAATCAAAAAACCGGTCGCTGGCATATCAATCGGAATGGTCAGTGACGCAAAGGGGCGGTATGCATTGCTGACAGACATCATTGGCGAGGAAGACCATTACGGCGATATGGATTTCAAAGTTGCCGGTACTGTTGACGGTATTACGGCGATACAACTCGATATCAAAGCTGAAGGGCTTGCGCATAATATTATGGCCGAGGCGCTGGAGCGGGCGAAAACAGCCCGTCTGGAGATTTTGAAGATTATGACCGGCGTCATCAGTCAGCCCAGACCCGAATTGAGCAAGTATGCGCCGAAACTGATAAGTATCGAAATTGACCCTGAGTTTATCGGCAAGGTGATTGGACCGGGCGGAAAGATGATTAAAAGTATTCAGGAGCAGACCGACACAACGATTGAAATCGAAGAAGACGGAACTATTTTTATAAGCTGCATAGATGGTGACGGCCACCTCAAGGCCAGGGATATTATCGAAGGGATGACCACGCCTCCGGTAGTGGGGCGGATATATGAAAACTCGAAAGTGGTGTCTGTAAAAGACTTTGGAGTATTTGTTGAAATCACGCCCGGAGTGGAAGGGCTGTGTCATATCAGCGAACTAAGCACCGGCTACGTCAAAAACGCCGAAGAGGTATGCAAAATGGGTGATTTGATACCTGTGAAATTATTGATGATTGATGAGCAGGGCAGATTTAAACTTTCCCGCAAGGCCGCTCTCGCTGAGCTTAACAAGGGCGAAAAGGCACAAACCGACAGTAAAAAATAA
- the rpsO gene encoding 30S ribosomal protein S15, whose product MMTVQEKEKIISDFKLHDGDTGSPEVQIALLTKKIDYLTGHLKIHKKDHASRRGLLKMVGTRAALLKYISKKDVKRYQETISRLGLRK is encoded by the coding sequence ATGATGACGGTTCAGGAAAAAGAGAAAATTATCAGTGATTTTAAGCTCCACGACGGAGACACCGGCTCGCCTGAGGTTCAGATCGCGCTGTTGACGAAAAAGATAGACTACCTTACCGGCCATCTTAAGATTCATAAAAAAGACCACGCATCCAGGCGTGGTTTGCTGAAAATGGTCGGAACCAGGGCGGCATTGCTTAAATACATAAGCAAAAAAGACGTCAAGCGTTATCAGGAAACCATATCCCGGCTCGGCCTGCGGAAATAA
- a CDS encoding type II secretion system F family protein has translation MIVSVRNTAEKPDFVKESKKQKPVEPQMKQEYMRGRSRDGSQPLYTVKVKSTDLILFTTQLAVMLDSGVVLSDALDAIAEQSEEGVLKMIIMDVAEAVKGGENLSKTLSAYPKVFSSMFISMVKASEASGKMVEMLEVLSGYLNFEFETRKRIKGALTYPIVMALMAVAATGTLMFFALPRFMKIYESRGAALPKITQILVGFSKILGDFQAMTVILTTIVFASMGLYYWGRTLMGRRVIDYLKIHTPVFGTMFVDTLVTRSMRIMSTMVNTGVSLLDTIEVIQGSCENYYFQQLWAGTDKKIRDGYQLSESILISQDSEGYEKHLIAPGIVQMLRAGEKSGKLGEVCDKVSVFYGKKLEASIGAVMALIEPVMIVILGSIIGTIAIALLLPVFRISTIISH, from the coding sequence ATGATTGTGTCGGTAAGAAATACAGCAGAAAAACCTGATTTTGTAAAGGAAAGTAAGAAACAGAAGCCTGTGGAGCCTCAAATGAAGCAGGAGTATATGAGGGGCCGGTCACGAGATGGATCTCAACCGTTATATACGGTAAAGGTTAAATCGACAGATCTGATACTGTTCACGACACAGTTGGCGGTAATGCTTGACAGCGGGGTGGTGCTTAGTGATGCTCTTGATGCTATTGCAGAGCAATCCGAAGAAGGTGTACTCAAAATGATAATTATGGATGTGGCAGAGGCGGTCAAGGGCGGTGAAAATTTGTCGAAGACGCTGAGCGCATATCCGAAGGTTTTCAGCTCGATGTTTATCAGTATGGTCAAGGCTTCGGAAGCATCCGGTAAAATGGTAGAAATGCTCGAGGTGCTTAGTGGCTATCTGAACTTTGAATTCGAAACCCGCAAGCGCATCAAAGGGGCCCTTACGTATCCGATTGTAATGGCGTTGATGGCTGTGGCTGCGACAGGGACGCTGATGTTCTTTGCTTTGCCGAGGTTCATGAAAATCTATGAATCCAGAGGTGCCGCCCTTCCCAAAATCACTCAAATACTTGTTGGTTTCAGCAAGATATTAGGGGATTTCCAGGCAATGACGGTTATTCTGACGACGATTGTATTTGCCTCAATGGGATTATATTACTGGGGCAGGACGCTAATGGGGCGGCGGGTGATAGATTATCTAAAAATCCACACACCTGTATTTGGCACGATGTTTGTCGACACGCTCGTAACTCGCAGCATGCGTATTATGTCCACAATGGTCAATACGGGCGTGAGCCTGCTGGATACTATAGAGGTGATACAAGGTTCGTGTGAGAATTACTACTTCCAGCAGCTCTGGGCAGGAACAGACAAGAAAATTCGGGACGGTTATCAATTGTCGGAGTCGATACTGATTTCGCAGGACAGCGAAGGATACGAAAAACACCTAATTGCCCCCGGGATTGTCCAAATGCTCCGCGCCGGCGAAAAGAGCGGTAAACTCGGTGAAGTTTGCGACAAGGTATCGGTCTTTTACGGGAAAAAACTCGAGGCTTCTATAGGGGCTGTTATGGCTCTTATAGAGCCGGTAATGATAGTAATTTTGGGCAGTATTATCGGGACTATTGCGATAGCCCTGCTGCTGCCCGTGTTTAGAATATCAACCATAATCAGCCACTAA
- a CDS encoding ATPase, T2SS/T4P/T4SS family, with the protein MSRIATENKTQLGQLLMGRGIVTQEQIDSALAEQKEKGHRKLLGELLVEMNYCTENQIAAALAEAYDVPYAQVSPKICDAKVLDILPREFLEEHVILPLFKVGDKLTVAVNEPTNVFLIDEVERISGCKVQIVCATTKDIKATLGTYLPSANVFVIDDIIDEEGLGDFSLIEKYKADIGDLAEIAGQSPVVKLVNYLIYNAVLENASDVHIEPYDKKLRVRYRVDGKLYEKLCPPHQMHAAIVSRIKIMAELDIAQRRLPQDGGIHVLKDGRPIDLRVSVMPGNFGEKVVIRIIDPQKILFSLESLGFTYENLQLFRKVIQSPNGIVLVTGPTGSGKNTTLYAALAELNSDEVNICTVEDPVECNMAGINQFQVSEGVGFQFSTALRSLLRQDPNIIMIGEVRDNITANIAVQAALTGHLVLSTLHTNDAPGAVTRLLDLGVAPYLVSASLIAVLAQRLVRKICPACKTEYEAASSIRKAVKSICGGVEKFYRGVGCRKCRNTGCAGRIAIHELFVPDDEIKEMINDRVSLKKLRAEALRTGMVPLQLDGIEKVKAGIISIEEVLRTAPTTDGEDSE; encoded by the coding sequence ATGAGTCGGATAGCAACAGAAAACAAGACGCAGCTCGGTCAATTGCTGATGGGTCGCGGTATTGTTACACAAGAGCAGATAGATAGTGCTCTTGCTGAACAGAAAGAAAAGGGGCATCGCAAGCTGCTCGGCGAGCTTTTGGTCGAGATGAATTATTGTACGGAGAATCAGATAGCCGCGGCGCTTGCAGAGGCGTACGATGTGCCTTATGCCCAGGTTAGTCCGAAGATATGCGATGCAAAAGTGCTCGATATTTTGCCGAGGGAATTTCTCGAAGAGCATGTCATTCTGCCGCTGTTTAAGGTTGGAGATAAGCTTACAGTGGCGGTGAACGAGCCGACAAACGTATTTTTGATAGATGAGGTAGAACGTATAAGCGGCTGTAAGGTTCAGATAGTCTGCGCTACGACAAAGGATATCAAGGCCACGCTGGGGACATATTTGCCGTCGGCGAATGTTTTTGTCATTGACGATATTATCGATGAGGAAGGACTGGGAGACTTTTCGCTGATAGAAAAGTATAAAGCGGATATAGGCGACCTTGCAGAAATAGCGGGCCAATCGCCGGTTGTTAAGTTGGTTAATTACCTTATTTACAACGCTGTGCTGGAAAATGCCAGTGACGTTCATATAGAGCCGTATGATAAGAAACTGCGTGTCCGGTACAGGGTCGACGGCAAGCTTTATGAAAAGTTATGCCCGCCTCATCAGATGCATGCTGCGATTGTTTCGCGTATCAAAATAATGGCTGAACTGGATATAGCTCAGCGCCGATTGCCTCAAGACGGCGGTATTCATGTCTTAAAGGACGGCAGGCCGATTGATTTACGTGTGTCGGTTATGCCGGGCAACTTTGGCGAAAAAGTGGTTATCAGAATTATTGATCCGCAGAAGATTCTCTTTAGTCTTGAATCTCTCGGATTTACCTACGAGAACCTGCAGCTGTTCAGGAAAGTGATACAATCTCCAAATGGTATAGTTTTGGTAACAGGACCAACCGGTTCAGGGAAAAATACCACCCTTTACGCTGCTTTGGCTGAATTAAACAGCGATGAGGTTAATATCTGCACGGTTGAAGACCCTGTAGAGTGCAATATGGCGGGCATAAATCAGTTTCAGGTTAGCGAAGGTGTGGGTTTTCAATTTTCGACGGCATTGCGGAGTTTGTTAAGACAAGACCCTAATATCATAATGATTGGCGAGGTTAGAGATAACATCACTGCAAACATTGCTGTGCAGGCAGCGCTGACGGGCCATTTGGTCCTGTCAACTTTACACACAAATGATGCACCCGGCGCCGTGACGCGTTTGCTGGACCTTGGCGTTGCCCCTTATCTTGTAAGCGCATCGCTGATTGCTGTTTTAGCACAGCGTCTGGTACGTAAGATATGCCCGGCTTGCAAGACGGAGTACGAGGCTGCCAGCAGTATTAGAAAAGCGGTGAAAAGTATATGTGGTGGGGTCGAGAAATTTTACCGTGGTGTGGGCTGCAGGAAGTGCAGGAACACTGGTTGTGCCGGCCGAATTGCCATACATGAGCTGTTTGTGCCTGATGATGAAATCAAGGAAATGATTAATGACCGGGTGAGCCTTAAGAAACTGCGAGCCGAAGCACTGCGAACCGGGATGGTTCCTCTGCAATTAGATGGTATCGAAAAGGTAAAAGCGGGAATAATATCAATCGAAGAAGTGTTGAGAACAGCCCCAACAACGGACGGCGAGGACAGCGAGTAA
- a CDS encoding STAS domain-containing protein, which produces MKIKTQNYNDVAVVGLQGELDSDSVEMFQNTVTGIIDTHKSGIVLDMSEVGFVDSVGLEQLLCVRDYCSENDCQIRLAGLDETVTKILEITRLEKEFECYAELTEAVKSFA; this is translated from the coding sequence ATGAAGATTAAAACACAAAATTATAACGATGTTGCGGTTGTGGGACTGCAGGGTGAACTGGACAGCGACTCTGTCGAAATGTTCCAAAATACGGTTACCGGGATAATTGACACACACAAGTCCGGCATTGTACTTGATATGAGCGAGGTAGGGTTTGTTGACAGTGTGGGATTGGAACAATTGTTGTGTGTGCGTGATTACTGCAGCGAGAACGACTGCCAGATAAGGTTGGCCGGACTTGATGAGACTGTCACGAAAATTCTGGAAATTACCCGGCTCGAAAAAGAATTCGAGTGTTACGCAGAACTCACCGAGGCGGTAAAGAGTTTTGCATAA
- a CDS encoding HD-GYP domain-containing protein, with translation MLNAIEKDLSPLQLRGLKSFGGKTNKLGVNFAVCNADNKVILLCDGGKFKSDQEQLIKLSQQVIKQSNKGSGAGTEDRVCRFDEGNQVLAVVLKSDGVAVGAALIDRGRERGEMSDEGQIMNEMLGFLAESFQTDGEAEKQIDMVSNELAQTYEELVLLHKLSTNMKVTEPDATFLQMACDSLADIVSVEGMAILLERAVEGEKRLVLSAGLGLIDVNEQMASVLKNRLVGEINNGHEALLDSEVDSHFKYNWPANIKSIIAVPLWGRLKGKSFPSSEGSSEAEEALRQSEKANSIIGLMVAINRVDKPDFDSTDAKLFNSVANGCAIFIDNGKLFRDLEELFIGSLKALTSSIDAKDPYTRGHSERVAFISRWIAERIDGEEPLEREEMHKIYLTGLLHDIGKMGIDDAVLRKKGKLTEEEMNDIRKHPSIGAGILSGIKQMRDIVPGVLYHHERSDGKGYPTGLTGKQIPLVGKIVGLADSFDAMTSKRTYRDAMTVDEARAEIEKGLGTQFDEKVGRVFINSDLHQLWGIMQEGFSEIYGSGNLSEYGISAVGELVR, from the coding sequence ATGCTTAATGCAATCGAAAAAGATTTAAGTCCATTACAATTGCGTGGATTGAAAAGTTTTGGCGGCAAGACGAACAAGCTCGGCGTCAATTTTGCGGTTTGTAATGCTGACAACAAAGTAATATTGCTGTGCGACGGCGGCAAATTCAAAAGCGATCAGGAGCAGTTAATAAAGTTGAGCCAGCAGGTTATAAAACAAAGCAACAAGGGAAGCGGTGCCGGGACAGAGGATAGAGTTTGCCGATTCGACGAAGGCAATCAGGTTTTAGCTGTCGTTCTGAAATCTGACGGCGTAGCTGTCGGAGCAGCTTTGATTGACCGCGGCCGCGAGCGAGGAGAGATGAGCGACGAGGGGCAAATAATGAACGAGATGCTCGGGTTTTTGGCAGAGAGTTTTCAGACGGATGGGGAGGCCGAGAAGCAAATTGATATGGTCAGCAATGAATTGGCGCAAACCTACGAGGAACTGGTGCTGCTTCACAAACTCAGCACAAATATGAAAGTTACTGAACCGGATGCTACTTTTCTTCAGATGGCTTGTGACAGCCTGGCTGATATTGTCAGCGTCGAGGGTATGGCGATACTGCTGGAAAGGGCCGTAGAAGGCGAGAAGCGGCTGGTTTTGTCTGCGGGGTTGGGGTTGATAGATGTGAATGAACAAATGGCCAGTGTTTTAAAAAACCGATTAGTTGGGGAGATAAACAATGGGCACGAGGCGTTGCTGGACAGCGAAGTCGATTCGCATTTCAAATATAACTGGCCAGCGAACATAAAAAGTATTATTGCTGTGCCTCTCTGGGGCAGACTGAAGGGGAAATCATTTCCTTCTTCCGAAGGAAGCAGCGAGGCGGAAGAAGCACTCCGCCAGAGCGAAAAAGCAAACTCCATAATAGGTCTGATGGTTGCGATAAACAGAGTCGACAAGCCGGACTTCGACAGCACAGATGCGAAACTGTTTAATTCGGTGGCTAACGGATGTGCCATTTTTATCGATAACGGCAAACTGTTCAGGGACCTCGAAGAATTATTTATAGGTTCGTTAAAAGCATTAACAAGCAGTATTGATGCGAAGGACCCATATACTCGCGGCCATTCCGAAAGGGTCGCATTTATCTCCCGATGGATTGCCGAGAGAATAGATGGTGAAGAACCATTGGAAAGAGAAGAGATGCACAAGATTTATTTGACCGGATTGCTGCACGATATCGGGAAAATGGGAATAGATGATGCGGTGCTTCGCAAGAAAGGCAAGCTGACCGAGGAGGAGATGAACGACATAAGGAAACATCCGTCAATAGGGGCGGGTATTTTAAGCGGAATAAAACAGATGCGTGATATTGTGCCCGGTGTGTTGTATCACCACGAGCGGTCTGATGGCAAGGGGTATCCCACCGGTTTAACGGGCAAGCAGATACCGCTGGTGGGCAAGATTGTCGGACTGGCGGACAGTTTTGATGCAATGACATCGAAGCGCACTTACAGGGACGCTATGACTGTAGACGAAGCACGAGCGGAAATAGAAAAGGGATTAGGCACACAGTTTGACGAGAAAGTAGGAAGGGTATTTATTAACAGTGACCTTCATCAACTCTGGGGTATTATGCAGGAGGGATTTTCTGAGATTTATGGAAGCGGTAATTTATCAGAATATGGTATTTCTGCTGTTGGGGAATTAGTCAGATGA
- a CDS encoding response regulator, which produces MMTARKVLVADDEIHIVHVVTIKLRNNGYEVLSAENGDDAFKLACEEKPDIIVTDYQMPGMTGVELVRKLRQNETTKDMPVIMLTARGFAVEDKEVKELGISELLSKPFSPKELLRSIEDILYQRSVMQK; this is translated from the coding sequence ATGATGACAGCAAGAAAGGTTTTAGTTGCGGATGATGAAATACATATAGTTCATGTGGTAACTATAAAGCTTCGTAATAACGGCTATGAGGTGCTATCGGCAGAGAACGGCGACGACGCCTTTAAGCTGGCGTGTGAAGAGAAGCCGGACATTATCGTAACGGATTATCAGATGCCAGGCATGACGGGAGTGGAACTCGTGCGGAAACTTCGGCAGAACGAAACGACAAAAGATATGCCGGTAATTATGCTGACGGCAAGAGGCTTCGCTGTTGAAGATAAAGAAGTGAAAGAGCTTGGGATATCAGAGCTTCTCAGTAAGCCGTTCAGTCCCAAGGAGCTGTTAAGAAGCATCGAGGATATTCTGTATCAGAGATCGGTAATGCAAAAGTGA
- a CDS encoding ATP-binding protein: MILKSAANIYFIIAIAAAVGGTLLGWYWLRLVRGITSMTRQLREKQSGHIKPNSSKIVNELGEAINKHFDGNSSYIGELEKQIEDLQLKVQLLRRQKGNTDAIIYGIRDAVIVIDEFDKLLMANEAAGKLFNFDYKNLQHKPISELVSSEKTNAGEKEFTDFLHQSKQNKSRHTKREIVFSGKNEPKTFDCIVSCIHDEGEQVCGVVAVLHDITREKEVSQMKNDFVNHVSHELKTPLASISACSEMLVDGEADDEQTRKEFYSVIQSQAKRLNRLIEDILNTSRIESGLIKVEKVPVSLTILIEEQLQMIKNYAEEKNIEIIGQKPIVFDQVYADKDMISQVIVNLLSNAVKYTPSGGKIKIETEVDEIAGLARVSITDTGVGIPEDEIEHIFDKFYRVGVNKKQAKGTGLGLNLVKQIIEKTHDGRVFVTSKPGVGSTFGFELPLATAEVAKT; encoded by the coding sequence ATGATTTTGAAATCGGCAGCAAACATATATTTTATTATTGCAATTGCCGCGGCGGTAGGCGGGACTTTGCTTGGCTGGTATTGGCTGAGACTGGTTAGGGGTATTACATCCATGACCCGGCAGCTCAGAGAAAAGCAATCGGGCCACATCAAACCAAACAGCAGCAAAATAGTAAATGAACTGGGGGAAGCGATTAATAAACATTTTGACGGCAATAGCAGTTACATAGGAGAACTCGAAAAGCAAATCGAGGATTTGCAACTTAAGGTTCAATTGCTGCGAAGGCAAAAAGGAAACACCGATGCGATTATATACGGTATCCGCGACGCTGTTATCGTTATCGATGAATTTGACAAGCTGCTGATGGCAAATGAGGCGGCGGGCAAACTTTTTAATTTTGATTATAAGAATTTGCAGCACAAACCTATCAGCGAGCTTGTCAGTAGTGAAAAAACAAATGCTGGTGAAAAAGAATTTACAGATTTTCTGCATCAAAGCAAGCAAAACAAATCACGACATACCAAGCGCGAAATTGTTTTTTCAGGCAAGAACGAACCAAAAACTTTCGACTGCATTGTTTCCTGTATTCACGACGAAGGGGAGCAGGTTTGCGGAGTTGTTGCAGTGCTGCATGATATTACACGCGAGAAAGAAGTATCGCAGATGAAAAACGATTTTGTAAACCACGTTTCGCACGAATTAAAAACTCCCCTTGCTTCCATTAGTGCCTGCTCTGAAATGCTGGTTGACGGGGAGGCGGACGACGAACAGACGAGAAAAGAATTTTATTCAGTGATTCAAAGCCAGGCGAAAAGGCTGAACCGGCTGATTGAGGACATACTGAATACTTCGCGGATAGAATCGGGCCTGATAAAGGTAGAAAAGGTACCTGTCAGCCTGACAATACTAATAGAAGAACAGCTACAAATGATAAAAAACTACGCAGAAGAGAAAAACATCGAGATTATCGGACAAAAGCCGATTGTTTTCGACCAGGTCTATGCGGACAAAGATATGATATCGCAGGTCATTGTTAATCTGCTTAGTAACGCGGTTAAATATACTCCGAGCGGGGGCAAGATAAAAATTGAAACCGAGGTTGACGAAATCGCAGGCCTGGCACGGGTCAGTATAACTGATACCGGGGTCGGTATTCCTGAGGATGAAATAGAACATATCTTTGATAAGTTTTACAGGGTCGGCGTAAATAAGAAACAAGCGAAGGGGACAGGGTTGGGACTCAACCTTGTTAAACAAATAATTGAAAAAACGCACGACGGCCGGGTGTTCGTTACAAGCAAGCCCGGCGTCGGCAGTACATTTGGTTTTGAGCTGCCTTTGGCGACTGCGGAGGTAGCGAAAACGTGA
- a CDS encoding tetratricopeptide repeat protein, producing the protein MLRKAIIVTAIIVCLNIIGCETHSQNKKLAAERWDKASSEIKLKLAQQKYENNDLDEAREAVSECITADPNNAQVHLLYGKLLLTEDKGTDAVKELQLAVELDEKLGEGWYWLGVAAERQEQSQQTLFYYNKALALNPANVDYILSVAETYAEQEKPGEAIKLLEEKIAAMPREVLLKVAAADLMWRAGGNERAIELYKEAMLMRGDDSSIAEALGYCYVFSGRWSEGAEIFNELAEQCEDEQQKKLYLQAEALCSVNCAQYDRAVNCYNELSVEGRDDAEIWLKMGQAALGAGAAERSLMCGERALVLQPGDADATTLVGCAQYSMGDYAAAIKNFEKTASDEKNGGISWLMRARCYEQLGLDNEAGQAYKKALEIEPHSKLGDLLAKGKNVDDLGFTTED; encoded by the coding sequence ATGTTACGCAAAGCAATAATAGTGACGGCCATAATTGTTTGTTTGAACATTATCGGTTGTGAAACACATTCACAGAACAAAAAGCTGGCGGCTGAGCGGTGGGATAAAGCATCGTCGGAGATAAAGCTGAAATTGGCCCAGCAGAAGTATGAGAATAATGATTTAGATGAAGCCAGGGAGGCTGTTTCTGAATGCATAACCGCCGACCCTAATAATGCTCAGGTCCATTTGCTGTATGGTAAACTGCTTTTGACTGAGGACAAGGGGACAGATGCGGTAAAGGAATTGCAATTGGCAGTTGAGTTGGATGAAAAACTTGGGGAAGGGTGGTATTGGCTTGGCGTGGCGGCCGAAAGACAGGAGCAAAGTCAGCAGACGCTGTTTTACTACAATAAGGCGCTGGCGCTTAATCCTGCCAATGTTGATTATATTCTTTCTGTTGCCGAAACATATGCTGAACAGGAAAAACCCGGAGAGGCGATAAAACTGCTCGAAGAAAAAATAGCGGCTATGCCGAGAGAGGTTTTGCTAAAGGTTGCGGCAGCGGATTTGATGTGGCGAGCGGGGGGAAATGAGCGAGCTATCGAGCTTTACAAAGAGGCGATGCTAATGAGAGGTGATGACAGCAGCATAGCAGAAGCACTTGGGTACTGTTATGTATTCAGCGGCCGGTGGAGTGAAGGGGCGGAGATTTTTAATGAATTGGCCGAGCAATGCGAGGACGAACAGCAAAAGAAATTATATCTGCAAGCGGAGGCACTTTGCAGTGTGAACTGTGCTCAATATGACAGAGCTGTTAATTGCTACAACGAATTAAGCGTCGAGGGAAGAGATGATGCTGAGATTTGGTTGAAAATGGGTCAGGCAGCGTTGGGCGCAGGGGCGGCAGAGAGATCGCTTATGTGCGGGGAAAGGGCGCTGGTTTTGCAGCCAGGCGATGCGGATGCGACTACCCTTGTAGGATGCGCCCAGTATTCAATGGGGGACTATGCCGCAGCAATCAAAAACTTTGAAAAAACGGCCTCAGACGAGAAAAACGGAGGCATTTCGTGGCTTATGAGAGCAAGATGTTATGAACAACTCGGCCTGGATAACGAGGCAGGACAAGCATATAAAAAAGCGCTGGAAATAGAACCCCACAGCAAGCTGGGCGATTTGCTGGCTAAAGGAAAAAATGTAGATGATTTGGGATTTACGACTGAAGATTAA